A genomic stretch from Natronomonas gomsonensis includes:
- a CDS encoding aminotransferase class I/II-fold pyridoxal phosphate-dependent enzyme, translated as MQIPPFALERWFEEVEYDADIMLAESGIRPLDASRFDTDPGRLGYVVPTAGAPEFRAAIGDHHGRSAEETLFTCGTQEANLLAFLAVVENHTVVVTPTYGSLTSLPASLGATVTEVPVEEDGWTLDADAVTEALRPDTDCVVINNPNNPTGRYHDEATIRAIYEACADNGTYLLCDEVYRLLADEPIPPVASFGRYGVSTAGVSKSFGLEGLRFGWLCAAPEVVAAATNWKDYTTIAPPVFGQHVAEQAFERREELLEENRDLAADHRALVAEFLDERGLAWSDPDCGVNAFVEVPEGFAGGESFCRGLVEEESVVLAPGEAFGYPDRFRIGYGLPTAELEEGLGRVAAFLDRHR; from the coding sequence ATGCAAATCCCACCGTTCGCCCTCGAACGCTGGTTCGAGGAGGTCGAATACGACGCCGACATCATGCTCGCCGAAAGCGGCATCCGGCCGCTGGATGCGAGCCGTTTCGACACCGACCCCGGGCGACTCGGCTACGTCGTCCCGACGGCCGGCGCCCCCGAGTTTCGCGCTGCCATCGGCGACCATCACGGTCGAAGCGCCGAGGAGACGCTGTTCACCTGTGGCACACAGGAGGCAAACTTGTTGGCTTTTCTCGCCGTGGTCGAAAACCACACCGTCGTCGTCACGCCGACCTACGGGTCGCTGACGTCGCTACCGGCGTCGCTGGGAGCGACGGTGACGGAGGTCCCGGTCGAGGAGGATGGGTGGACACTGGACGCCGATGCTGTCACGGAGGCGCTCCGGCCCGATACCGACTGCGTGGTCATCAACAACCCGAACAATCCGACGGGGCGGTACCACGACGAGGCGACGATCCGGGCCATCTACGAGGCGTGTGCGGACAACGGGACGTACCTACTGTGTGACGAGGTGTACCGACTGCTGGCCGACGAACCCATCCCACCTGTCGCGAGTTTCGGCCGATACGGCGTCTCGACGGCGGGCGTCTCGAAGTCCTTCGGTCTGGAAGGATTGCGGTTCGGGTGGCTGTGTGCCGCGCCCGAGGTCGTCGCCGCCGCCACGAACTGGAAGGATTACACGACCATCGCGCCGCCGGTCTTCGGCCAACACGTCGCCGAACAGGCCTTCGAACGCCGGGAGGAACTACTCGAAGAGAACCGCGACCTCGCGGCCGACCACCGTGCCCTCGTCGCCGAGTTCCTCGACGAGCGCGGCCTCGCGTGGTCGGACCCCGACTGCGGCGTCAACGCCTTCGTCGAGGTTCCCGAGGGGTTCGCCGGCGGGGAGTCGTTCTGTCGGGGGCTGGTCGAGGAGGAATCAGTCGTCCTCGCGCCGGGTGAGGCCTTCGGCTACCCCGACCGGTTCCGCATCGGCTACGGGCTCCCGACGGCGGAACTCGAAGAGGGCTTGGGTCGGGTGGCGGCGTTTCTCGACCGCCATCGCTGA
- a CDS encoding HAD family hydrolase yields MSVPSYDHWVFDLDGTLVDVEPGYVHDVFDRVGDRVGYDFSEREAEAVWHGLGGVRNDQLSEWGVDVETFWEVYHEEEDPEARADATYLYDDAEVVGDLDSPTVLVTHCQEYLTDPVLEALDIGDWFDAVVCCTEETGWKPDPEPVHMALSSVGADGDGVLVGDGPHDVGAAWNAGLAGAHVERHGHDRRGLCVVGDHRVDRVDELV; encoded by the coding sequence ATGAGCGTCCCGTCCTACGACCACTGGGTGTTCGACCTCGACGGCACCCTCGTCGACGTAGAACCGGGATACGTCCACGACGTGTTCGACCGAGTCGGCGACCGAGTCGGCTACGATTTCTCCGAACGGGAGGCCGAGGCGGTGTGGCACGGTCTGGGCGGCGTTCGCAACGACCAACTTTCCGAGTGGGGCGTCGACGTCGAGACGTTCTGGGAGGTGTACCACGAGGAGGAAGACCCCGAGGCCCGCGCCGACGCAACCTACCTCTACGACGACGCCGAGGTGGTCGGGGACCTCGATTCGCCGACGGTGCTCGTCACGCACTGTCAGGAGTACCTCACCGACCCGGTGTTGGAGGCGCTCGACATCGGCGACTGGTTCGATGCGGTCGTCTGCTGTACCGAGGAGACCGGCTGGAAACCGGACCCGGAACCCGTCCACATGGCGCTGTCGTCGGTCGGCGCCGACGGCGACGGCGTCCTCGTCGGCGACGGGCCCCACGATGTCGGCGCAGCGTGGAACGCCGGCCTCGCCGGCGCACACGTCGAACGCCACGGCCACGACCGACGTGGCCTGTGTGTCGTCGGCGACCACCGCGTCGACCGCGTCGACGAACTCGTTTAG
- a CDS encoding Hsp20/alpha crystallin family protein: protein MQLREALGELPETVFADLLESDDAYLLVVDLPGATADTLDVTLDDGRLRIEARREKSLPTSFRYVTEERSLFLDAELPLPPDVSGADASGEMERGVLTLRLPKSTEESGQRIPIS from the coding sequence ATGCAACTGCGTGAGGCACTCGGCGAGCTCCCGGAGACGGTGTTCGCCGACTTACTGGAGAGCGACGATGCCTATCTACTCGTCGTCGACCTCCCCGGTGCGACGGCCGACACCCTCGACGTGACACTCGACGACGGCCGACTCCGCATCGAGGCGCGACGCGAGAAGTCGCTGCCGACCTCCTTTCGCTACGTGACCGAGGAGCGCTCGCTGTTCCTCGACGCCGAACTGCCGTTGCCGCCCGACGTTTCGGGCGCCGACGCATCCGGTGAGATGGAGCGTGGCGTCCTCACGCTGCGGCTCCCCAAATCCACCGAAGAGAGCGGCCAGCGGATTCCCATCTCCTGA
- a CDS encoding ABC1 kinase family protein, producing MNFRVYRRFVVVAYQFLPLLLAYARDRKRFFLFGSGRRVTAETRRKRAQALLNSLLTLGPTFIKLGQLLSTRPDILPPEYVEEFESLQDDVPPADWRDAKVIFEEDIGPVETTFDEFDTEAISGASLGQVYIASLDDQQVAVKIRRPGIEDLVEADLRVIRWSLPILMQFVDDTRSFSLETLADEFERTIREEMNYERERRMLEEIGGNLADNPKVRVPVALPELSSKRVLTMEYVGGTKISQIDNLDSLGLDRTTLAETLQRVYLQMIVQDGVFHADPHPGNLAVQDDGTIVFYDFGMSGRVDPFIQEKIIDFYMAIARQDIDDILDTLVEMGTLSPQADREVMANVMELAIADARGEDIEQYRVQQIIQQVEDTIYEFPLRLPPNLALVLRVATVVEGVCVTLDEDFDFIEVATDYLREQGFLEESARGFIEDRVTEARDFGESMVRVPPKLESTLDRVERGDVTVQLEISDDERALDTLAKRLILGGLLSATVMASAVLYAFSTLEASLVAAAVSIPVAALLWRSFRSRKGIRATPQFTRQSLREQRDEK from the coding sequence GTGAACTTTCGCGTCTATCGGCGGTTCGTCGTCGTCGCCTATCAGTTCCTGCCGCTGCTCTTGGCGTACGCACGGGACCGAAAGCGATTCTTCCTGTTCGGCTCCGGCCGCCGAGTCACGGCGGAAACCCGACGGAAACGCGCCCAGGCGCTGTTGAACTCCCTCCTCACCCTCGGCCCGACGTTCATCAAACTCGGGCAGTTGCTGTCGACGCGGCCCGATATCCTCCCTCCGGAGTACGTCGAGGAGTTCGAGAGCCTACAGGACGACGTACCGCCAGCCGACTGGCGGGATGCGAAGGTGATCTTCGAGGAGGACATCGGCCCCGTCGAGACGACGTTCGACGAGTTCGACACCGAGGCGATAAGCGGCGCGAGTCTCGGACAGGTGTACATCGCCTCCCTCGACGACCAGCAGGTGGCGGTGAAGATTCGCCGGCCCGGCATCGAGGACCTCGTCGAAGCCGACCTCCGGGTCATCCGGTGGTCGCTGCCGATACTGATGCAGTTCGTCGACGACACGCGGTCGTTCTCCTTGGAGACGCTCGCCGACGAGTTCGAACGAACCATCCGCGAGGAGATGAACTACGAGCGGGAGCGCCGAATGCTCGAAGAAATCGGCGGGAACCTCGCCGACAACCCCAAGGTTCGGGTTCCCGTCGCACTCCCGGAGTTGTCGAGCAAGCGCGTACTCACCATGGAGTACGTCGGTGGGACGAAAATCTCCCAAATCGACAACCTCGACAGCCTCGGACTCGACCGAACCACGCTCGCGGAGACGCTCCAGCGCGTCTACCTCCAGATGATCGTCCAGGACGGCGTCTTCCACGCCGACCCACACCCTGGAAATCTCGCGGTTCAAGACGACGGCACCATCGTCTTCTATGACTTCGGGATGTCCGGGCGCGTCGACCCGTTCATCCAAGAGAAGATAATCGACTTCTACATGGCTATCGCCCGACAGGACATTGACGACATCCTCGACACCCTCGTCGAGATGGGAACGCTCAGCCCACAGGCCGACCGCGAGGTGATGGCGAACGTCATGGAGTTGGCCATCGCCGACGCCCGGGGGGAGGACATCGAGCAGTACCGCGTCCAGCAGATCATCCAGCAGGTCGAGGACACCATCTACGAGTTTCCGCTTCGGTTGCCGCCGAACCTCGCGTTGGTGTTGCGGGTGGCGACAGTCGTCGAGGGCGTCTGTGTCACCCTCGATGAGGACTTCGACTTCATCGAGGTGGCGACCGATTACCTCCGCGAACAGGGGTTCTTGGAGGAAAGCGCCCGCGGGTTCATCGAGGATCGAGTGACTGAAGCGCGCGATTTCGGCGAATCGATGGTCCGCGTCCCGCCGAAACTGGAGTCCACTCTCGACCGCGTCGAACGCGGCGACGTGACCGTCCAACTGGAAATATCCGACGACGAACGAGCCCTCGATACGCTCGCAAAGCGGTTGATTTTGGGCGGTCTGCTGTCGGCGACCGTGATGGCTTCGGCAGTGCTGTATGCATTCTCGACGCTGGAGGCGTCGCTCGTCGCTGCCGCTGTCTCGATTCCCGTCGCGGCGCTTCTGTGGCGGTCGTTCCGAAGCCGAAAGGGGATTCGAGCCACCCCACAGTTCACTCGCCAGAGCCTCCGGGAGCAGCGCGACGAGAAGTAA
- a CDS encoding 4a-hydroxytetrahydrobiopterin dehydratase, whose product MSDLLSDEEIERRLPEGWERDGDEIVRTFEFDSYLEGVGFAAGAGGLAEEAFHHPKMTVEWREVEVRLTTHDAGGITENDTDLAARFNELAD is encoded by the coding sequence ATGAGTGACCTGCTATCCGACGAGGAAATCGAGCGTCGACTACCGGAGGGCTGGGAACGTGACGGCGACGAAATCGTCCGCACCTTCGAGTTCGACTCGTATCTCGAAGGCGTTGGCTTCGCCGCCGGGGCGGGCGGCCTCGCCGAGGAGGCGTTTCACCACCCCAAGATGACCGTCGAGTGGCGTGAGGTGGAGGTCCGACTGACGACCCACGACGCGGGCGGCATCACCGAAAACGACACCGACCTCGCCGCTCGGTTCAACGAACTCGCGGATTGA
- the lwrS gene encoding LWR-salt protein — MDDPQDVGDAEYVFAVRLRLSPSDPTVRLDPATVETTLFKRAAPPGEDGWLFFRDNLWRGEVNDHGHMCELAEEMLGTDVESVDFRELRTDEAYYEELQDAIAEDLALFNADDVPEVLTKYMGSSIKVLRGE, encoded by the coding sequence ATGGACGACCCACAGGACGTGGGCGACGCGGAGTACGTCTTCGCCGTTCGGCTTCGACTCTCGCCGTCGGACCCGACAGTCAGACTTGACCCCGCTACCGTCGAGACGACGCTTTTCAAGCGAGCAGCGCCGCCCGGCGAGGACGGCTGGCTGTTCTTCCGGGACAACCTCTGGCGCGGTGAGGTGAACGACCACGGACACATGTGCGAACTGGCCGAGGAGATGCTCGGGACCGATGTCGAATCGGTCGATTTCCGGGAGTTACGTACCGACGAAGCGTACTACGAGGAACTACAGGACGCCATCGCGGAGGACCTCGCGCTGTTCAACGCCGACGACGTGCCGGAGGTTCTAACGAAGTACATGGGGAGTTCCATCAAGGTACTTCGGGGCGAATAG
- a CDS encoding molybdopterin molybdotransferase MoeA: MSDVRETGFKQRTRVADARERLLDVDALDRTERVPLSVADGRTLAEPIDAARNVPHYPRAAMDGWAVRAEDTFGASDRSPAVLRPAESVGPNAAVRVHTGSELPDGADSVVMVEQTDEIAGELEVFDAVAEGENVAPVGEDVENDQRLYDPGHQLRPSDLGLLKATGIDTVEAVSHPEVAVVPTGEELVQADPEPGEVIETNRFTVSRLAERWGANVKRRNIVTDDHEALRVAVERDLTRDVVVTTGGSSVGERDLIPEVVEELGEVFVHGVALKPGHPVALGRVEDTTVVMLPGYPVAAIVNAVQFLRPLIKHLGRMPRNPIPTREAELTRKIRSEPGVRTFVRVKLEGSDDELDATPTRASGSGVLSSVALADGWVVVEESREGIPKGETVTVEDWEYNA; the protein is encoded by the coding sequence ATGAGCGACGTACGCGAGACCGGGTTCAAACAGCGCACCCGCGTGGCCGACGCCCGCGAGCGCTTACTCGACGTGGACGCCCTAGACAGAACCGAGCGCGTCCCCCTTTCGGTGGCGGACGGACGGACGCTCGCCGAACCCATCGACGCCGCCCGAAACGTTCCCCACTACCCACGGGCCGCGATGGATGGATGGGCGGTACGCGCCGAGGACACCTTCGGCGCCTCCGACCGCTCGCCGGCGGTGCTCCGGCCGGCGGAATCGGTCGGCCCGAACGCCGCCGTCCGCGTCCACACTGGAAGCGAACTCCCCGACGGAGCCGATTCGGTCGTGATGGTCGAACAAACGGACGAGATAGCCGGCGAACTCGAAGTGTTCGATGCCGTCGCCGAGGGCGAGAACGTCGCCCCCGTCGGCGAGGACGTCGAGAACGACCAGCGACTCTACGACCCCGGTCACCAGCTCCGGCCCTCGGACCTCGGACTGTTGAAAGCCACCGGCATCGACACCGTCGAGGCCGTTTCCCACCCGGAGGTGGCGGTCGTCCCGACCGGCGAGGAACTCGTCCAGGCCGACCCCGAACCGGGCGAGGTCATCGAGACGAACCGATTTACCGTCTCGCGACTCGCCGAGCGCTGGGGCGCAAACGTGAAACGGCGAAACATCGTCACCGACGACCACGAGGCGCTCCGCGTCGCCGTCGAACGCGACCTCACCCGAGACGTGGTGGTCACGACCGGCGGCTCCTCCGTCGGCGAACGGGACCTCATCCCGGAAGTCGTCGAGGAACTCGGCGAGGTGTTCGTCCACGGGGTCGCCCTGAAACCGGGCCATCCGGTCGCACTCGGCCGTGTAGAGGACACGACGGTCGTGATGTTGCCCGGCTACCCCGTCGCCGCCATCGTCAATGCCGTTCAGTTCCTCCGACCGCTCATCAAACACCTCGGTCGGATGCCGAGGAACCCGATTCCGACACGTGAGGCTGAACTGACGCGGAAAATACGGAGCGAACCCGGCGTTCGGACGTTCGTCCGAGTGAAGCTCGAAGGGTCCGATGACGAACTCGACGCGACGCCGACCCGGGCCAGCGGGTCGGGCGTCCTCTCTAGTGTCGCCCTCGCCGACGGGTGGGTCGTCGTCGAGGAGAGCCGCGAAGGGATTCCGAAGGGCGAAACCGTGACCGTCGAGGACTGGGAGTACAATGCGTAG
- a CDS encoding molybdopterin biosynthesis protein — protein MRRKEFRDLADPDEAHEAIASLDLRADDETVPLREARGRVLSERIDAALDVPGFDRASVDGYAVKAADTFGADEADPVELELVGEVHAGAEPDLEVGDGECAEISTGAVLPPGADAVVMVERTDTDGETVLVRTSLAPGDRVMFAGADVAAGERALGPGTVLTPREIGLLSALGVDEVPVRGKPTVGIISTGDELVRPGEPLNSDSGEIYDVNSYTTATAIEEAGGEARLYPHAGDDYEAMESVLREAASECDLVLSSGSTSASAVDVIYRVIEETGELLLHGVAVKPGKPMLVGRLDGSAYIGLPGYPVSALTIFRTFVAPAVRRAAGLPEPRTATISGEMAVRERYSEGRLRYMPAGVIEDGDGNTLVYPVDKGSGATTSLVEADGVVAVDPDMEYLDSGEKVEVQLFSADVRPPSLFGAGEDDPALSRLLDRIERPRYLGVGSRQGIRRLRDGVTDVAVVSGDAEPDDATELGGWTREWGLVVPAGNPDDIDGLTDLVDRELWFVNRTTDSGLRSTLGDAIADLADERGVDRHNLVSAIDGFEFSVRAHESPARKVLAGKADVGLGLAATADALGMGFVPCGTETVRVYGSDDRLEKPEVERLAAVIDDGASVIESLSGYDSQ, from the coding sequence ATGCGTAGAAAGGAGTTCCGCGATTTGGCCGACCCCGACGAGGCACACGAGGCTATCGCCTCGCTGGACCTCCGAGCGGACGACGAGACCGTCCCACTCCGGGAGGCCCGTGGCCGCGTGCTGTCCGAGCGAATCGACGCCGCCCTCGACGTGCCGGGGTTCGACCGCGCGAGCGTCGACGGCTATGCGGTGAAAGCCGCCGACACCTTCGGCGCCGACGAGGCTGACCCCGTCGAGTTGGAGTTGGTCGGCGAGGTCCACGCCGGCGCCGAACCCGACTTGGAGGTGGGAGACGGCGAGTGTGCCGAAATCTCGACCGGTGCCGTCCTCCCGCCGGGCGCCGACGCGGTGGTGATGGTCGAGCGCACTGACACCGATGGCGAAACCGTCCTCGTCCGAACCTCGCTGGCACCGGGCGACCGCGTGATGTTCGCGGGCGCCGACGTGGCCGCCGGCGAGCGAGCGCTCGGCCCTGGAACCGTGTTGACGCCGCGGGAAATCGGCCTGCTGTCGGCCCTCGGTGTCGACGAAGTGCCAGTCCGCGGAAAACCGACCGTCGGCATCATCTCGACCGGCGACGAACTCGTCCGTCCCGGCGAGCCGCTGAACAGCGATTCGGGCGAAATCTACGACGTGAACAGCTACACGACGGCGACGGCAATCGAGGAGGCCGGCGGCGAGGCACGGCTGTACCCCCACGCCGGCGACGACTACGAGGCGATGGAGTCGGTCCTCCGGGAGGCTGCAAGCGAGTGTGACCTCGTTCTCTCCTCGGGGTCGACCTCGGCGTCGGCCGTCGACGTCATCTACCGCGTCATCGAGGAGACGGGCGAACTCCTGCTGCACGGTGTCGCGGTCAAGCCCGGCAAGCCGATGCTCGTCGGGCGGTTGGACGGGAGCGCGTACATCGGCCTGCCTGGCTACCCGGTTTCGGCGCTGACAATCTTCCGGACCTTCGTCGCGCCCGCAGTGCGGCGCGCCGCGGGACTGCCGGAGCCGCGAACCGCCACCATCTCCGGCGAGATGGCCGTCCGGGAGCGATACAGCGAGGGGCGACTGCGATACATGCCGGCCGGAGTAATCGAAGACGGCGACGGAAACACGCTCGTCTACCCGGTCGACAAGGGCAGCGGCGCGACAACGAGTCTCGTCGAGGCCGACGGCGTCGTCGCCGTCGACCCAGACATGGAGTACCTCGACTCGGGCGAAAAAGTCGAGGTACAGTTGTTCTCCGCCGACGTTCGCCCGCCCAGTCTGTTTGGCGCCGGCGAGGACGACCCCGCGCTGTCGCGACTGTTGGACCGAATCGAGCGACCGAGGTATCTCGGCGTCGGCAGCCGACAGGGAATCAGACGACTCCGCGACGGCGTCACCGACGTGGCCGTCGTCTCGGGCGACGCCGAACCCGACGACGCGACCGAACTCGGCGGCTGGACCCGCGAGTGGGGGCTGGTCGTCCCCGCCGGCAATCCCGACGACATCGATGGCCTCACCGACCTCGTCGACCGGGAACTCTGGTTCGTCAACCGGACGACCGACTCCGGGCTTCGGAGCACCCTCGGCGACGCCATTGCCGACCTCGCAGACGAACGCGGCGTCGACCGTCACAACCTCGTGAGTGCAATCGACGGCTTCGAGTTCTCTGTCCGCGCCCACGAATCGCCCGCCAGGAAGGTCCTCGCCGGGAAGGCCGACGTCGGCCTCGGATTGGCCGCGACCGCCGACGCACTCGGGATGGGGTTCGTCCCCTGCGGAACCGAGACGGTTCGGGTGTACGGAAGCGACGACCGCCTCGAAAAGCCGGAGGTCGAGCGTCTGGCGGCAGTCATCGATGACGGTGCCTCGGTCATCGAGTCGCTGTCAGGTTACGACTCGCAGTAG
- a CDS encoding COX15/CtaA family protein has translation MDFRRLLLVTTVTTALTALVGVITATSGAGLTCEARWPLCDGAVFGLFPANFMSFIEWSHRLVAMITGFLIIGSTIAAWRGGHSRRIRFATLAALLLTPVQIVFGAFTVLVNELVFGYSIVVLTLHFTFASLILAFLVGATVWAYADVSEVTFQKIQTAAVAALLGFPVMVGLTPRLFVAFGEIAQFVYYGLGFAMFAALCLVALWSRELGARAVAYAGGVGAALVVSQLVIARRAFGNDGQLLILAISLAAFGLTLVAIRRTRALGERSRAAAPMGD, from the coding sequence ATGGACTTCCGTCGGCTGTTGCTCGTCACGACCGTCACGACGGCGCTCACGGCACTCGTCGGGGTCATCACGGCCACATCCGGGGCGGGACTGACCTGTGAGGCCCGGTGGCCGCTGTGCGATGGGGCCGTCTTCGGGCTGTTCCCGGCGAACTTCATGTCGTTCATCGAGTGGTCCCATCGGCTGGTGGCGATGATAACCGGCTTCCTCATCATCGGTTCTACGATTGCGGCGTGGCGCGGCGGCCACTCGCGGCGGATTCGCTTCGCTACGCTCGCCGCGTTGCTGTTGACGCCGGTGCAAATCGTCTTCGGGGCGTTTACCGTCCTCGTAAACGAGTTGGTGTTCGGCTACTCCATCGTCGTGTTGACGTTGCACTTCACGTTCGCGTCGCTCATCCTCGCGTTCCTCGTCGGCGCGACGGTGTGGGCCTACGCCGACGTATCCGAGGTGACCTTCCAGAAGATTCAGACCGCCGCCGTCGCCGCCCTCTTGGGCTTTCCCGTGATGGTCGGCCTCACCCCGCGGCTGTTCGTTGCCTTCGGCGAAATCGCACAGTTCGTCTACTACGGCCTCGGCTTCGCGATGTTCGCCGCGCTGTGTCTCGTCGCGCTGTGGAGTCGGGAACTCGGCGCCCGGGCCGTCGCCTACGCGGGCGGAGTCGGCGCTGCACTCGTGGTGTCCCAGCTCGTCATCGCCCGCCGCGCGTTCGGCAACGACGGCCAACTGTTGATTCTCGCTATTTCGCTTGCCGCCTTCGGACTGACGCTCGTGGCGATTCGACGCACCCGCGCCCTCGGCGAGCGCTCGAGGGCCGCCGCACCGATGGGCGACTGA
- a CDS encoding NADP-dependent malic enzyme, with amino-acid sequence MGLDEDSLEYHRREPPGKIEISTTKPTNTQRDLSLAYSPGVAAPCNEIAEDSERAFTYTTKGNMVGVISNGTAVLGLGDIGAQASKPVMEGKGVLFKRFADIDVFDIELDQHDPKEIITSVKAMEPTFGGINLEDIKAPECFEIEETLRKEMDIPVFHDDQHGTAIISGAALLNAADIADKDLSEVEIVFSGAGASALATARFYVSLGADRDNITMCDSSGIITEERAEAGDVNEFKREFAQDRPEGDLADAMDGADVFVGLSVGGLVSEEMVKSMAEDPIIFAMANPDPEIGYEAAKNAREDSVIMATGRSDYPNQVNNVLGFPFIFRGALDVRATEINEAMKVAAAEALAELARQDVPDAVVKAYGDQPLQFGPNYIIPKPLDPRVLFEVAPAVAKAAMDSGCARKELDLQKYAERLEARLGKSREMMRVVLNKAKSDPKRLVLAEGDDEKMVRAAHQLVDQGIAEPILIGDREEIWEHAERLGLDFDPEIVDPEEGNLAPYAERLYELRQRKGITRREANELIEDGNYLGSVMVEMGDADAMLTGLMHHYPSALRPPLQVIGTDPDADYAAGVYMLTFKNRVVFVADATVNQSPDEDVLAEITKQTAKLARRFNVEPRAALLSYSDFGSVRNEGTSKPRDAAKMLHDDPEADFPVDGEMQADTAVVEEMLTGDYSFSELEEPANVLVFPNLEAGNIAYKLLQRLGGAEAIGPMLVGMDKPVHVLQRGDEVKDIVNLAGVAVVDAQSNGQ; translated from the coding sequence ATGGGACTGGACGAGGATTCACTCGAGTATCACCGGCGAGAGCCGCCGGGGAAAATCGAGATATCGACGACGAAACCGACGAACACCCAGCGGGACCTCTCGCTTGCGTACTCGCCCGGCGTCGCTGCGCCGTGTAACGAAATCGCAGAGGATTCGGAGCGAGCGTTTACCTACACGACGAAGGGGAACATGGTGGGCGTCATCTCCAACGGGACGGCCGTTCTCGGGTTGGGCGACATCGGTGCGCAGGCGTCGAAGCCGGTGATGGAGGGCAAGGGCGTGCTGTTCAAGCGCTTCGCCGACATCGACGTCTTCGACATCGAGTTGGACCAACACGACCCCAAGGAGATAATCACGTCGGTGAAGGCGATGGAGCCGACGTTCGGCGGCATCAACCTCGAGGACATCAAGGCGCCGGAGTGTTTCGAAATCGAAGAGACGCTTCGAAAGGAGATGGACATCCCAGTCTTCCACGACGACCAACACGGGACGGCCATCATCTCCGGGGCTGCACTGCTGAACGCCGCCGATATCGCCGACAAGGACCTCTCGGAGGTCGAAATCGTCTTCTCCGGAGCCGGCGCCTCGGCGCTCGCCACCGCCCGCTTCTACGTCTCGCTGGGCGCCGACCGCGACAACATCACGATGTGTGACTCCTCGGGCATTATCACCGAGGAACGCGCCGAAGCCGGCGACGTAAACGAGTTCAAACGGGAGTTCGCACAGGACCGCCCCGAAGGCGACCTCGCGGATGCGATGGATGGCGCCGACGTGTTCGTCGGCCTCTCGGTCGGTGGATTGGTCTCCGAGGAGATGGTCAAGTCGATGGCGGAAGACCCCATCATTTTCGCGATGGCGAACCCGGACCCCGAAATCGGCTACGAGGCGGCGAAGAACGCTCGCGAGGACTCGGTCATCATGGCGACCGGTCGCTCGGATTACCCCAATCAGGTCAACAACGTCCTCGGGTTCCCCTTCATCTTCCGCGGGGCCTTGGACGTTCGCGCCACCGAAATCAACGAGGCGATGAAAGTCGCCGCCGCCGAGGCACTCGCCGAGTTGGCCCGACAGGACGTTCCCGACGCCGTCGTCAAAGCCTACGGCGACCAACCGCTGCAGTTCGGCCCCAACTACATCATCCCTAAACCGCTGGACCCACGGGTCCTCTTCGAGGTCGCCCCGGCGGTGGCGAAGGCGGCGATGGACAGCGGATGTGCCCGGAAGGAACTCGACCTCCAGAAGTACGCCGAGCGGTTGGAGGCACGGCTCGGGAAGTCCCGCGAGATGATGCGTGTGGTGTTGAACAAGGCCAAAAGCGACCCGAAGCGACTCGTCCTCGCCGAGGGTGACGACGAGAAGATGGTGCGTGCGGCCCACCAACTCGTCGACCAAGGCATCGCCGAACCGATTCTCATCGGCGACCGAGAGGAAATCTGGGAGCACGCCGAACGGCTCGGGCTGGATTTCGACCCCGAAATCGTCGACCCCGAGGAGGGCAACCTCGCACCGTACGCCGAGCGACTGTACGAACTCCGCCAGCGGAAGGGCATCACCCGCCGGGAGGCCAACGAACTCATCGAGGACGGGAACTACCTCGGCAGCGTGATGGTGGAGATGGGCGACGCCGATGCAATGTTGACGGGGCTTATGCACCACTACCCATCGGCGCTTCGGCCGCCGTTGCAGGTCATCGGTACCGACCCCGACGCCGACTACGCGGCGGGGGTGTACATGCTGACGTTCAAGAATCGCGTCGTCTTCGTCGCCGACGCCACCGTCAACCAATCGCCCGACGAGGACGTCCTCGCCGAAATTACGAAACAGACCGCGAAACTCGCCCGCCGGTTCAACGTCGAACCGCGGGCGGCGCTGCTGTCGTACTCCGATTTCGGCAGCGTCAGAAACGAGGGAACCAGCAAGCCCCGCGACGCCGCGAAGATGCTCCACGACGACCCCGAGGCCGACTTCCCGGTCGACGGTGAGATGCAGGCGGACACGGCGGTCGTCGAGGAGATGCTGACGGGCGATTACTCCTTCTCGGAGTTGGAGGAACCGGCGAACGTCTTGGTCTTTCCGAACCTCGAAGCCGGCAACATCGCCTACAAACTCCTCCAGCGACTCGGCGGCGCCGAAGCCATCGGACCCATGCTCGTCGGCATGGACAAACCCGTCCACGTCCTCCAGCGCGGCGATGAGGTCAAAGACATCGTGAATCTGGCCGGCGTTGCGGTCGTCGACGCACAGTCCAACGGACAGTAA